Proteins encoded in a region of the Triticum dicoccoides isolate Atlit2015 ecotype Zavitan chromosome 3A, WEW_v2.0, whole genome shotgun sequence genome:
- the LOC119270357 gene encoding chitinase CLP-like, whose amino-acid sequence MARLHLLAMAVSLAVLAWPASCKSARSVLAPVTKDPATRLYTIPFHYGANIVVDTAGPLVWSTCAPDHLPAAFPCKSDTCRLANKYHAPSCTESAADKLCDHSHKVCKAFPYNPVTGACAAGDLIHTRFVANTTDGKNPVSQVNVRAVAACAPSKLLESLPQGASGVAGLAGSDLALPAQVASAQKVSNKFLLCLPRGLSADPGVAVFGGGPLHFMAQPERDYTKELAYTPLVAKKGNPAHYITIKSIAVESARVPVPAQALATGGAVLCTRSPFTLLRSDVFLPLVDAFTKALAKQGAQGGPVAKAVKPYAPFQLCYDRRTLANTRIGYLVPAVTLTLGGGKNWTMDGLSLMVDMGPTTACLAFVQMQGVKGGDGSAPSVLIGGFQMENTVLEFDMKKKRLGFARLRSFTQCSHFNFTTRSA is encoded by the coding sequence ATGGCGCGGCTCCACCTCCTCGCCATGGCCGTCTCGCTAGCCGTGCTGGCGTGGCCGGCGTCGTGCAAAAGTGCTCGGTCGGTGCTCGCCCCGGTCACTAAGGACCCCGCCACCCGCCTCTACACCATCCCATTCCACTACGGCGCCAACATCGTCGTCGACACCGCCGGCCCGCTCGTCTGGTCGACGTGCGCGCCCGACCACCTGCCGGCGGCGTTCCCGTGCAAGAGCGACACATGCAGGCTCGCGAACAAGTACCACGCCCCGAGCTGCACCGAGAGCGCGGCTGACAAGCTCTGCGACCACAGTCACAAGGTATGCAAGGCCTTCCCGTACAACCCAGTCACGGGCGCGTGCGCGGCCGGGGACCTGATCCACACCAGGTTCGTCGCCAACACCACCGACGGGAAGAACCCGGTGAGCCAGGTGAACGTGCGGGCCGTGGCCGCGTGCGCGCCCAGCAAACTCCTCGAGTCGCTGCCGCAGGGCGCCTCGGGCGTGGCGGGGCTCGCGGGCTCCGACCTGGCGCTGCCGGCGCAGGTGGCGTCCGCGCAGAAGGTCTCCAACAAGTTCCTCCTATGTCTGCCCCGTGGCCTCTCCGCCGACCCCGGCGTGGCCGTCTTCGGCGGCGGCCCGCTCCACTTCATGGCGCAGCCGGAGAGGGACTACACGAAGGAGCTGGCCTACACGCCGCTCGTCGCCAAGAAGGGCAACCCCGCGCACTACATCACGATCAAGTCCATCGCCGTGGAGAGCGCCCGCGTGCCCGTCCCGGCGCAGGCGCTCGCCACCGGCGGCGCGGTGCTCTGCACGAGGTCGCCCTTCACGCTGCTCCGCTCCGACGTGTTCCTCCCGTTGGTGGACGCGTTCACCAAGGCCCTGGCGAAGCAGGGTGCGCAGGGCGGGCCCGTGGCGAAAGCGGTGAAGCCCTACGCGCCGTTCCAGCTGTGCTACGACAGGCGGACGCTGGCCAACACGCGGATCGGCTACCTGGTGCCGGCCGTGACGCTGACGCTGGGCGGCGGGAAGAACTGGACGATGGACGGGTTGAGCTTGATGGTGGACATGGGGCCCACGACGGCGTGCCTGGCGTTCGTGCAGATGCAGGGGGTGAAGGGCGGGGACGGCAGCGCGCCGTCGGTGCTCATCGGAGGGTTCCAGATGGAGAACACCGTGCTGGAGTTCGACATGAAGAAGAAGCGGCTGGGGTTCGCCAGGCTGCGGTCCTTCAcgcagtgcagccacttcaatttcACTACTCGCAGCGCCTAG